In one Candidatus Nanopelagicus limnes genomic region, the following are encoded:
- a CDS encoding aspartate-semialdehyde dehydrogenase, with product MSKKPSLAVVGATGAVGTVMLDILSKRENVYGEIRLIASAKSAGKKLTCRGEELTVVALSPEAFEGIDIAMFDVPDEVSKEWAPIAASKGAVVVDNSGAFRMDKDVPLVVPEVNPQEIKNRPKGIISNPNCTTLSMIVAMGALHREYGLKELVVASYQAASGAGQGGLDILREQINLVANKSLGDEAGDIRKVVKDFGPFSDPLALNVIPWAGSLKEDGYSSEELKVRNESRKILGLANLKVSATCVRVPVLTTHSLAVHAIFDKEVSRSVAQEVLRNAAGVELVDDPENYRFPTPADVVGTDPTWVGRVRKSLDDPNAIELFVCGDNLRKGAALNTAQIAELVAAEF from the coding sequence ATGAGCAAAAAACCTTCACTTGCTGTAGTTGGCGCAACTGGGGCTGTTGGCACAGTAATGCTTGATATTTTATCGAAACGAGAAAATGTATATGGCGAGATTAGATTAATTGCATCTGCGAAAAGTGCTGGTAAAAAACTTACCTGTCGTGGTGAAGAGCTAACGGTTGTTGCACTTTCTCCTGAGGCATTTGAAGGAATTGATATTGCAATGTTTGATGTTCCTGATGAGGTTTCTAAAGAGTGGGCACCAATCGCAGCAAGCAAGGGAGCGGTAGTAGTTGATAACTCTGGTGCGTTTCGAATGGATAAAGATGTGCCATTAGTTGTGCCAGAGGTAAATCCACAAGAGATCAAAAATAGACCAAAGGGAATTATCTCTAATCCAAACTGCACCACCCTTTCCATGATCGTTGCTATGGGTGCTTTGCATAGAGAGTATGGATTAAAGGAATTAGTTGTCGCCTCCTACCAGGCTGCTTCCGGTGCTGGCCAAGGGGGCTTAGATATTTTGCGTGAACAAATAAATTTAGTTGCAAATAAAAGCTTAGGTGATGAAGCAGGAGATATTAGAAAAGTTGTGAAAGACTTTGGTCCATTTTCAGATCCACTTGCACTTAATGTGATTCCTTGGGCAGGTTCATTAAAAGAGGACGGATACTCATCTGAGGAATTAAAGGTTAGAAATGAATCAAGAAAAATCTTGGGGCTTGCAAACCTTAAGGTCTCGGCCACCTGTGTTCGAGTTCCGGTTTTAACAACCCACTCCCTTGCCGTGCATGCAATTTTTGACAAGGAAGTCTCACGCTCTGTTGCTCAAGAGGTATTAAGAAATGCGGCTGGTGTTGAGTTAGTTGATGATCCAGAAAACTATAGGTTTCCAACCCCAGCAGATGTTGTTGGCACAGATCCAACTTGGGTTGGACGGGTTAGAAAATCACTTGATGATCCAAATGCAATCGAGTTATTTGTTTGCGGCGATAATCTGCGAAAGGGTGCAGCGCTTAATACTGCTCAAATTGCAGAGTTGGTTGCGGCCGAGTTTTAA
- a CDS encoding NAD-dependent succinate-semialdehyde dehydrogenase: MLIFMQLSTQLYIDGKWVNGASTMPVTDPSDESVIANVQISSEEQCIEAVDAAHRAFKGWAKTAPRVRGEILRKAFEIMVAEADRLAEIISRENGKVLSDAKGEVLYAAEFFRWFSEETVRINGEFRTSPSGDKRIIVTKQPIGVSLLITPWNFPAAMATRKIGPALAAGCTVILKPAGETPLTALAIIEILERAGVPAGVVNLILPSPTGPAIAKILKDPRVVNLSFTGSTEVGRILLKEAADRVIRCSMELGGNAPFLVLSDANVDDAVAGALLAKMRNGGAACTAANRFYVAKEIANDFTEKLTKAMGGLKMAPGTSSGAQLGASVSVKERNKIAELVDSSVAAGGDVKTGGKSPVGAGAFYPATVLSVKNDNPILAQEIFGPVAPIVVTNSDEEAIELANATEFGLIAYVYSSDLKRAMKVAESLESGMVAINKGVISDPAAPFGGFKQSGLGREGGFAGIEEFLETKYIGVEI, translated from the coding sequence ATGCTTATCTTTATGCAACTTTCTACCCAGCTCTATATTGATGGTAAATGGGTTAATGGCGCATCAACCATGCCAGTCACAGATCCATCTGATGAATCAGTAATTGCTAATGTTCAAATTTCATCAGAAGAACAATGCATTGAGGCTGTAGATGCAGCTCACCGAGCATTTAAAGGTTGGGCAAAGACGGCGCCTCGTGTGCGTGGTGAAATCTTGCGCAAAGCATTTGAAATTATGGTGGCAGAGGCTGATCGATTAGCTGAGATTATTTCAAGAGAAAATGGCAAAGTATTAAGTGATGCTAAGGGTGAGGTTTTATACGCTGCAGAGTTTTTTAGATGGTTCTCAGAAGAGACAGTACGTATAAATGGTGAGTTTAGAACATCACCAAGCGGCGATAAGAGAATTATTGTTACAAAGCAGCCAATTGGTGTTTCCCTTTTAATTACACCCTGGAATTTTCCAGCTGCGATGGCGACTAGAAAGATTGGACCGGCGCTCGCTGCTGGCTGCACAGTCATTCTTAAACCAGCAGGTGAAACTCCTCTGACAGCTCTAGCAATAATTGAAATATTGGAGCGTGCTGGTGTTCCAGCAGGTGTTGTCAATTTAATTTTGCCATCCCCAACTGGTCCTGCAATTGCAAAGATTTTAAAGGATCCAAGGGTTGTTAACTTATCTTTCACGGGATCAACTGAGGTTGGTCGAATACTTCTTAAAGAAGCAGCTGATCGTGTCATCAGATGCTCAATGGAGTTAGGTGGAAATGCGCCTTTCTTAGTTTTATCGGACGCTAATGTTGATGATGCGGTCGCTGGCGCACTTCTGGCAAAGATGCGTAATGGCGGAGCAGCTTGCACAGCTGCCAATAGATTTTATGTTGCTAAAGAGATTGCAAATGATTTCACTGAAAAACTTACTAAAGCAATGGGTGGCTTAAAGATGGCACCTGGCACATCATCTGGCGCCCAATTAGGGGCAAGTGTTTCAGTTAAAGAGCGCAATAAAATTGCAGAGTTAGTTGATTCATCTGTAGCTGCGGGTGGGGATGTTAAAACTGGTGGAAAATCGCCAGTGGGCGCTGGTGCTTTTTACCCGGCAACTGTTTTATCTGTTAAAAACGATAATCCAATTTTGGCGCAGGAGATATTTGGGCCGGTAGCGCCAATTGTTGTTACAAATTCAGATGAGGAAGCAATCGAACTTGCTAACGCAACAGAGTTTGGTTTGATTGCATATGTTTATTCCTCTGATTTAAAACGAGCTATGAAGGTGGCAGAATCTTTAGAGTCTGGAATGGTGGCAATTAATAAAGGTGTTATTTCAGATCCAGCCGCGCCATTTGGTGGCTTTAAGCAATCAGGTTTGGGCCGTGAAGGTGGTTTTGCCGGCATTGAAGAATTTTTAGAGACTAAATATATTGGCGTTGAGATTTAA
- a CDS encoding amino acid permease has product MPNSWSDNAPAPKVLKEHAHLKDPFSYKIKRRLLGNPLNRHTLSHQRLDKKYALGILSSDCISSSAYGSEQILLALVPAFGLAAFAMLMPMTMNVLLILLIVTLSYRNVISVYTKIGGAYIVSRDNFGPVVAQVAAVALMLDYIVTLAIQSAAGVAAIISTFPELSPWKIHMTLAIILLLTYGNLRGVKEAGKAFALPTYLFVGSMFTVFAIGIYREISGTLPTLDINQPGAVEIGQEQGLLTFAAIFILLRAFANGGSSLTGLEAISDGVSLFKSPEHINARRTLVIMSTLLGSLVLGVSYFAHKIYAMPYESGTPTVISQIAKTILGDGAFGSAFFIVVQAATMLILFAGANTTYSAFPMVVNFVAQDGYLPNWLTKRGHRLNFSNGILVLTAAAMILILVTRASVEHLVAYYALGVFTAFTLSGLGMAKYARTHKKGAWKVNYVINGLSGSISLLVVLIFAVVKFNQGAWVVVVVTPFLVMAFLRLRKQYTSEQDALNITIQSSRATSMTRHDVTVLIDSFDLATIGAIRYARSLNPRNLSAVHFVIDDRRAEMLSKEWAKNEACADVPLELIDCPDRRLANAAVDYAIRATAGNDVELTLLLPRRSYSKVLGWLLHDQTAEDIARPISQLERVVATIIPFDVEKIISGQSSWKAPLDKKNESKQEVPVRIQSAFTKAPVATKSNEPISHYAEDITPIGNITWRKRAHVQGRVNSIKSAPSGSSPLVEVEMWDESGGVTLQFLGRREITGLEVGSQLKAEGMVGENNGQLIILNPSYEIIV; this is encoded by the coding sequence TTGCCTAACTCTTGGAGTGATAACGCACCAGCGCCAAAGGTGCTCAAAGAGCATGCTCATCTAAAAGATCCATTCTCCTATAAAATCAAAAGACGTCTTTTAGGCAATCCTTTAAACCGCCATACTTTAAGCCACCAAAGACTTGATAAAAAGTATGCGCTAGGAATTTTATCCTCTGATTGCATCTCAAGCTCTGCTTATGGTTCTGAACAGATTTTACTTGCCCTAGTTCCAGCATTTGGTCTTGCTGCATTTGCAATGTTAATGCCGATGACAATGAATGTTTTACTGATTCTTTTAATTGTTACCTTGTCATATCGAAATGTAATCTCTGTTTATACAAAAATTGGTGGGGCATACATAGTCTCTCGCGATAACTTTGGCCCAGTTGTTGCTCAAGTTGCAGCAGTTGCTCTTATGCTTGATTACATCGTAACTCTGGCAATTCAATCAGCTGCAGGAGTTGCTGCCATTATTTCCACTTTCCCAGAGCTATCTCCCTGGAAGATTCATATGACACTTGCAATCATTCTCTTGCTTACCTATGGAAATTTAAGAGGAGTAAAAGAGGCAGGTAAAGCATTTGCACTTCCTACATATCTTTTCGTTGGTTCAATGTTTACCGTCTTTGCAATCGGTATCTACCGAGAAATTTCAGGAACCCTGCCAACCTTAGATATCAACCAACCGGGAGCAGTTGAGATCGGTCAGGAGCAAGGCTTATTAACCTTTGCTGCAATCTTCATATTACTTAGAGCATTTGCAAATGGTGGATCTTCTTTAACTGGACTTGAAGCAATCTCAGATGGAGTCTCTTTGTTTAAATCACCAGAGCATATAAATGCCAGAAGAACTCTGGTAATTATGAGCACGCTGCTTGGTTCATTAGTTCTAGGTGTTTCCTACTTTGCCCACAAGATTTACGCCATGCCATATGAATCAGGAACACCAACAGTTATCTCTCAGATTGCAAAAACAATATTAGGAGATGGCGCCTTTGGCAGTGCATTTTTCATAGTTGTTCAAGCGGCAACAATGTTGATTTTATTTGCAGGTGCTAACACCACATATAGCGCATTTCCAATGGTGGTTAACTTTGTTGCCCAAGATGGTTACTTACCTAATTGGCTAACTAAACGTGGGCATAGGCTTAACTTCTCAAATGGAATTTTAGTTTTAACTGCAGCTGCGATGATTTTGATATTAGTAACTAGAGCATCAGTTGAGCATTTAGTTGCCTACTATGCACTGGGAGTATTCACTGCATTTACTCTCTCAGGTCTTGGTATGGCTAAGTATGCAAGAACCCATAAGAAAGGTGCTTGGAAGGTTAACTATGTAATTAATGGTTTATCTGGCTCAATCTCACTATTAGTAGTTTTAATCTTTGCAGTAGTTAAATTCAATCAAGGAGCTTGGGTTGTCGTTGTTGTTACACCATTTTTAGTGATGGCATTTTTAAGATTGCGCAAGCAGTACACAAGTGAACAAGATGCATTAAACATAACAATTCAGTCTTCAAGAGCCACTTCAATGACTAGACATGATGTGACGGTTTTAATTGATAGCTTTGATCTTGCCACAATAGGTGCCATTCGATACGCCAGAAGTTTAAATCCAAGAAATCTTTCTGCGGTGCATTTTGTAATTGATGATAGACGAGCTGAGATGTTAAGCAAAGAGTGGGCAAAAAATGAGGCTTGTGCTGATGTGCCACTTGAATTAATTGATTGCCCTGATAGACGTCTTGCAAATGCTGCAGTTGATTATGCAATTAGAGCAACAGCCGGCAATGATGTTGAGTTAACACTTCTCCTACCTCGTCGTTCTTACTCCAAGGTTTTAGGCTGGCTGCTTCATGATCAAACAGCTGAAGATATTGCTCGTCCTATCTCTCAACTAGAAAGAGTTGTTGCAACCATCATTCCATTTGACGTTGAAAAAATTATCTCTGGCCAAAGCAGCTGGAAGGCGCCATTAGATAAGAAAAACGAATCAAAGCAAGAAGTGCCTGTAAGAATACAGAGTGCGTTTACTAAAGCACCTGTTGCAACTAAATCAAATGAACCAATAAGCCATTACGCTGAAGATATAACCCCGATTGGCAATATCACTTGGCGTAAACGAGCACATGTTCAGGGAAGAGTTAACTCAATAAAGTCAGCACCTTCTGGATCATCCCCATTAGTTGAGGTTGAGATGTGGGATGAAAGTGGCGGCGTTACTTTGCAATTCTTAGGTCGTCGTGAAATTACCGGTCTTGAGGTTGGATCACAATTAAAGGCAGAAGGTATGGTGGGTGAAAATAATGGTCAACTAATTATTTTAAATCCATCATATGAGATTATTGTTTAA
- a CDS encoding GDP-L-fucose synthase family protein, with product MTILVAGGSGLVGSAIVRELKRLNQVVVGISSKDVDLLDRDKTFEFTSNLKPTAIIDCAAKVGGIGGNNSYPVEFLSQNLQIQSNLMDAAHAAKVSKFVFLGSSCIYPRDCAQPIKEEYLLTGELEQTNSAYAVAKIAGIELIKSYRKEYGYKWISVMPTNMYGPNDNFDLENGHVLPVLIRKFIEAKRSGSGKVILWGSGSPLREFLHVDDLAKAVLLCMDKYDDSKQINVGSGQEVSIKDLADKISKAVGFNGEISWDSSKPDGTMRKVLDSSKIANLGWKPLISLDQGIASTVEWYLQNK from the coding sequence ATGACAATTTTGGTAGCTGGCGGTTCTGGTTTAGTCGGCTCAGCAATTGTCAGAGAGCTCAAGCGATTAAATCAAGTCGTTGTGGGAATATCTAGTAAAGATGTTGACTTACTAGATCGAGATAAAACTTTTGAGTTTACATCAAACCTTAAACCGACCGCCATTATTGATTGTGCGGCAAAGGTCGGTGGAATAGGTGGCAATAACTCTTATCCTGTTGAATTTTTATCTCAGAATTTACAAATTCAATCAAATCTTATGGACGCAGCTCATGCAGCTAAGGTTTCAAAATTTGTATTCCTAGGTTCTAGTTGTATTTACCCAAGGGATTGCGCTCAACCAATAAAAGAGGAGTATTTATTAACTGGTGAGCTTGAGCAGACAAACTCGGCTTACGCAGTGGCAAAAATTGCTGGTATTGAATTGATCAAGTCTTATCGCAAAGAGTATGGATATAAGTGGATTTCGGTAATGCCAACAAATATGTATGGGCCAAATGATAATTTTGATTTAGAAAATGGGCATGTACTACCGGTTCTTATTCGAAAGTTTATTGAGGCAAAGCGATCAGGTAGTGGCAAGGTAATTTTATGGGGAAGTGGTTCACCCCTTCGAGAATTTCTGCATGTTGATGATTTAGCCAAGGCAGTTTTACTTTGCATGGATAAATATGATGACTCCAAGCAAATAAATGTTGGATCAGGGCAGGAAGTTTCAATCAAGGATTTGGCAGATAAGATCTCGAAAGCAGTTGGATTCAATGGTGAAATAAGTTGGGATTCAAGTAAACCCGATGGCACAATGAGAAAAGTTCTAGATTCATCCAAGATTGCTAATTTAGGCTGGAAACCACTAATTTCATTAGATCAAGGCATCGCATCCACTGTAGAGTGGTATCTACAAAATAAGTAA
- the gmd gene encoding GDP-mannose 4,6-dehydratase: MSKKIAFITGITGQDGSYLTEFLLEKGYEVHGLIRRSSSFNTARIDHIYQDPHTPNPKLILHYGDLTDGVNMTNLIHQIQPTEVYNLGAQSHVQVSFTMPQYTAQVDAVGAVALLESIRASGIKCRYYQASTSELYGSTPPPQNEDSVFRPRSPYAAAKLMAYWSTVNYREAYGVHATNGILFNHESPRRGETFVTRKITRAVAKIATGSKDKLYLGNLDAVRDWGYAKEYVESMWLMLQQDKPNDYVVATGVGATVKDFAQAAFEHVGLNYKDHVEVDKRYERPTEVDALIGDPSKAEKVLGWKAKTHWKELAKLMVDADLEKAKSKSN, from the coding sequence TTGTCTAAGAAGATTGCATTTATTACCGGTATCACCGGACAAGATGGTTCATATCTAACAGAGTTTCTACTTGAAAAAGGTTATGAAGTACACGGACTTATTCGCCGCTCTAGCTCTTTTAATACCGCTCGTATAGATCACATCTACCAAGATCCTCACACACCAAATCCAAAATTGATTTTGCACTATGGTGATTTAACTGATGGTGTGAATATGACTAATTTGATTCATCAGATTCAACCAACTGAGGTGTATAACTTGGGTGCGCAATCTCATGTTCAAGTTTCATTCACTATGCCTCAATACACAGCCCAAGTTGATGCGGTGGGCGCTGTGGCACTCCTTGAATCAATTAGGGCATCTGGTATTAAATGTCGTTACTACCAAGCAAGCACAAGTGAGCTTTATGGATCAACTCCTCCACCGCAAAATGAGGATTCCGTCTTTAGACCAAGAAGCCCATATGCAGCAGCAAAGTTAATGGCTTATTGGTCAACAGTTAATTACCGTGAGGCGTATGGAGTGCATGCCACAAATGGAATTTTATTTAATCATGAATCACCTCGTCGCGGTGAAACATTTGTTACTAGAAAAATAACAAGAGCTGTTGCCAAGATTGCCACCGGTAGTAAAGATAAGTTGTACCTTGGTAATTTAGACGCTGTGCGTGACTGGGGATATGCGAAAGAGTATGTCGAATCAATGTGGTTAATGCTTCAGCAAGATAAGCCCAATGATTATGTAGTTGCTACCGGGGTTGGCGCCACTGTTAAAGATTTCGCTCAAGCAGCCTTTGAACATGTAGGACTTAATTATAAAGATCATGTTGAAGTGGATAAGCGTTATGAAAGACCAACTGAGGTTGATGCGTTAATCGGTGACCCATCAAAGGCTGAAAAAGTACTGGGCTGGAAGGCGAAAACACATTGGAAAGAGTTAGCAAAGTTAATGGTGGATGCTGATTTAGAAAAGGCTAAATCAAAATCTAACTAA
- the recR gene encoding recombination mediator RecR, whose translation MYEGIIQDLIDELGRLPGVGPKSAQRIAFHIIQSDRVDVTRLAEVLKTVKERVKFCSICGNISEEELCKICRDPRRDKTSICVVEESKDVLAIEKTREFKGTYHVLGGAISPIDGVGPENLRIKELMTRLSETTIGEIIIATDPNLEGEATATYLTRLIKPLGIKVSRLASGLPVGGDLEYADEITLGRAFEGRRSYDN comes from the coding sequence ATGTATGAAGGAATAATTCAAGATTTAATTGATGAGCTAGGACGTCTTCCTGGCGTTGGACCAAAGAGTGCCCAACGTATTGCCTTTCATATTATTCAATCAGATCGTGTTGATGTAACTCGCCTTGCTGAAGTATTAAAGACAGTTAAAGAGCGAGTTAAGTTTTGCTCAATTTGTGGAAATATCTCAGAAGAAGAGTTATGCAAGATATGTAGGGATCCAAGAAGAGATAAGACATCTATTTGTGTTGTTGAAGAAAGCAAAGATGTGCTTGCAATTGAAAAAACGAGAGAGTTTAAAGGTACTTATCATGTGTTAGGCGGGGCAATTTCGCCAATTGATGGAGTGGGCCCTGAGAACTTAAGAATTAAAGAGTTAATGACTAGATTATCTGAAACAACAATTGGTGAAATAATCATTGCTACCGATCCAAACCTTGAAGGTGAAGCAACAGCTACCTATTTGACTAGATTGATCAAACCTTTGGGGATCAAGGTCTCTCGTCTTGCCTCTGGTCTTCCAGTGGGTGGGGATCTTGAATATGCTGATGAAATTACCCTCGGCAGAGCTTTTGAGGGGCGCAGATCCTACGATAATTGA
- the tadA gene encoding tRNA adenosine(34) deaminase TadA, protein MQQAISLARETAIKGDVPVGALVVDDSGNVVGQGANLREQDNDPTAHAEIVAIRNAAKKIGNYRLDDLTMVVTLEPCGMCAGAIAQSRIKRLVFGSFDEKYGAVGSVWDLLRDSRAIYKPEVLSGVLENECAQLLSDFFTTKR, encoded by the coding sequence ATGCAACAGGCGATATCACTTGCCAGAGAAACTGCCATTAAAGGTGATGTGCCAGTCGGAGCTTTAGTAGTTGATGATTCCGGAAATGTAGTTGGGCAAGGAGCTAACTTAAGAGAGCAAGATAATGATCCAACCGCTCATGCTGAGATTGTTGCAATTAGAAATGCTGCAAAGAAAATAGGAAACTACCGATTAGATGATCTAACTATGGTTGTAACACTTGAGCCATGTGGGATGTGTGCTGGTGCCATAGCGCAGAGCAGGATTAAAAGATTAGTTTTTGGTTCATTTGATGAGAAGTATGGCGCAGTTGGATCTGTCTGGGATCTATTGAGGGATTCACGTGCAATTTATAAACCAGAGGTATTAAGTGGAGTTCTAGAGAATGAATGCGCGCAGTTACTCAGTGATTTTTTCACAACAAAGCGTTAA
- a CDS encoding DNA polymerase III subunit gamma and tau produces the protein MSLALYRKYRPSTFADVIGQEHVTTPLSNALTSGQIHHAYLFSGPRGCGKTSSARIMARSLNCEKGPTPNPCGTCRSCKDLVANGPGSLDVIELDAATHGLVDDARDLRDKAFFAPVQSRYKIYIIDEAHQLGPGAANALLKVVEEPPAHVLFIFATTEPEKLISTIRSRTHHYPFRLVPPAILSTHLEKVCESEGIKVAKGVIQLVVRASGGSVRDAQSILGQLLAGAGSDGVTYEIAVALLGYTDSTLLDESIDSLAASDSASLFNTVDRVVESGQDPKRFAQDLLERLRDLIIVGAVDENNSQVLVQIPTDQLDRMRTQAKLIGIANLIRSADLLANGLTQMRGATPPRLILELVCGQMMLPQANDAAVTARLEKLERGVISAAPTAEVKAAKSEPVQNTVKTEPKIEVKPAAAVKTEPVKVESKPTNHKPSGVADIATLRRLWPQVIENVKGKRRLTWSLLATSAQILSVDDESISIGIVNAGARDSFVRSESDVILSDAFEEVAGVRRKIVATVDTSVATTTMARSDEDPTDANMLTGADLLASKLGAKVIKESD, from the coding sequence ATGTCATTAGCTCTATACCGCAAATATCGCCCATCAACTTTTGCAGATGTTATTGGTCAAGAGCATGTGACAACTCCACTAAGCAATGCTTTAACCTCAGGACAAATACACCACGCATATTTATTTAGTGGACCAAGAGGATGCGGAAAAACATCAAGTGCCAGAATTATGGCCAGATCTTTAAATTGTGAAAAAGGACCAACGCCAAACCCATGCGGGACTTGTCGATCATGTAAGGATTTAGTTGCAAATGGACCAGGTTCATTGGATGTTATTGAGTTAGATGCAGCAACACATGGATTAGTAGATGATGCAAGAGATTTACGGGATAAAGCTTTTTTTGCACCCGTTCAATCTCGTTACAAGATTTACATTATTGATGAAGCTCACCAATTGGGCCCTGGAGCTGCCAACGCCTTACTTAAAGTAGTTGAAGAGCCACCAGCACATGTTTTATTTATTTTTGCTACAACTGAACCCGAAAAATTAATTTCAACAATTAGATCAAGAACTCACCACTACCCATTTAGATTAGTTCCACCAGCAATTCTTTCGACCCACTTAGAAAAAGTCTGTGAATCCGAAGGCATCAAGGTAGCAAAGGGTGTTATTCAATTAGTTGTTAGGGCATCCGGTGGATCAGTCAGAGATGCGCAATCAATCCTTGGCCAATTACTAGCTGGTGCTGGTAGCGATGGTGTTACTTATGAGATTGCAGTAGCTCTTCTTGGTTACACCGACTCAACCCTTTTGGATGAATCAATTGATTCACTTGCTGCATCTGATTCTGCTTCCCTTTTTAACACAGTTGATCGCGTAGTTGAATCAGGACAGGATCCTAAAAGATTTGCGCAAGATCTACTTGAGCGCTTGCGTGATTTAATTATTGTAGGAGCAGTTGATGAAAATAACTCACAAGTATTAGTTCAAATTCCAACTGATCAATTAGATCGCATGCGAACTCAGGCAAAGCTAATTGGTATTGCAAATCTAATTAGATCAGCAGATCTACTTGCTAATGGATTAACCCAGATGCGGGGCGCAACACCGCCTAGATTGATTTTGGAGTTAGTTTGTGGACAGATGATGCTGCCGCAGGCAAATGATGCAGCTGTTACTGCTCGACTTGAAAAGTTGGAGCGCGGAGTAATTAGTGCAGCACCAACTGCTGAAGTTAAAGCTGCAAAGAGTGAGCCGGTTCAAAATACTGTTAAAACCGAACCAAAGATTGAAGTAAAACCAGCAGCAGCAGTTAAAACTGAACCAGTTAAGGTTGAGAGCAAGCCAACTAACCACAAGCCAAGTGGTGTTGCAGATATAGCAACCTTACGCAGATTATGGCCGCAGGTAATTGAAAATGTTAAAGGCAAGCGCCGTCTAACCTGGTCATTACTTGCAACAAGTGCTCAAATACTCTCCGTAGATGATGAGAGCATAAGCATTGGAATTGTTAACGCAGGAGCACGTGATTCATTTGTTAGGTCAGAAAGTGATGTAATTTTATCTGATGCTTTTGAAGAGGTTGCCGGAGTTAGACGAAAGATAGTTGCAACAGTTGATACCTCAGTTGCCACCACCACAATGGCAAGAAGTGATGAAGATCCTACGGATGCCAATATGCTGACCGGCGCTGATCTGCTAGCTAGTAAATTAGGCGCTAAGGTTATTAAGGAGTCAGACTAA
- a CDS encoding aspartate kinase, whose protein sequence is MGLIVQKFGGSSVADAEGLKRVASRIVATKKSGHQVVVVVSAMGDTTDELIDLANQVSPLPNGRELDMLLTAGERISMALLAMAISNLGHEARSFTGSQAGIITTSTHGKARVIDVTPGRIQEALKEGAIAIVAGFQGVSQDTNDITTLGRGGSDTTAVALAAALEADVCEIYTDVDGIFSADPRVVPAAKKLSTVTYDEMLELAASGAKVLHLRCVEYARRFDLPIHVRSSFSNKEGTWVVKDHPEGGEMEAAIIAGIAHDKSEAKVTIVGVPDRAGMAAAIFQAIADADINIDMIVQNVSAAATGLTDISFTLPKTEGANATAVLKRIQGEIGFASIQYDDQIGKLSLIGAGMRSHPGVTATFFACLSEAGVNIEMISTSEIRISIVCRSSDLEKGVKAAHTAFDLDADQIEAVVYGGSGR, encoded by the coding sequence ATGGGTTTAATCGTGCAGAAGTTTGGTGGCTCATCGGTTGCCGATGCTGAGGGGCTAAAGCGGGTTGCAAGCCGCATCGTTGCTACTAAAAAATCGGGTCACCAGGTCGTAGTTGTGGTCTCTGCCATGGGAGATACCACTGATGAATTAATTGATTTAGCCAATCAAGTTTCCCCACTTCCAAATGGACGTGAGTTGGATATGTTGTTAACAGCAGGTGAGCGAATCTCTATGGCGCTGCTTGCAATGGCAATTTCAAATTTAGGTCATGAAGCAAGATCATTTACTGGTTCTCAAGCTGGAATTATTACAACATCAACTCATGGCAAGGCAAGAGTTATTGATGTGACACCAGGAAGAATTCAAGAAGCACTAAAAGAAGGTGCGATAGCAATTGTTGCAGGATTTCAAGGAGTTTCACAAGATACAAATGACATTACTACTTTAGGTAGAGGTGGATCTGACACAACTGCGGTGGCACTCGCTGCAGCACTTGAAGCAGATGTTTGCGAGATCTACACAGATGTCGATGGAATCTTCTCAGCCGATCCAAGAGTTGTTCCAGCAGCTAAGAAGTTATCAACTGTTACATATGATGAAATGTTAGAGCTAGCAGCAAGTGGAGCCAAAGTATTACACCTTCGCTGCGTTGAGTACGCGCGGCGTTTTGATTTACCAATTCATGTTAGATCATCTTTTTCCAACAAGGAAGGAACCTGGGTGGTTAAGGATCATCCAGAAGGGGGCGAAATGGAAGCAGCAATAATCGCAGGAATAGCTCATGATAAAAGTGAGGCAAAGGTGACCATAGTTGGAGTGCCAGATAGGGCGGGTATGGCAGCTGCAATATTTCAAGCAATCGCTGATGCCGACATAAACATCGACATGATTGTGCAAAATGTGTCAGCAGCAGCAACTGGCTTAACAGATATCTCATTCACATTACCAAAAACAGAAGGTGCCAATGCGACAGCTGTGTTAAAGCGCATTCAAGGTGAGATCGGTTTTGCTTCAATTCAATATGATGATCAGATAGGTAAATTGTCATTAATTGGCGCTGGTATGAGAAGTCATCCAGGAGTTACAGCCACCTTCTTTGCTTGTCTTTCAGAAGCTGGCGTAAATATTGAAATGATTTCAACATCAGAGATTCGAATCTCAATTGTTTGCAGAAGTTCTGATCTAGAAAAAGGTGTTAAAGCAGCACACACAGCCTTTGATTTAGATGCAGATCAAATTGAAGCTGTTGTTTATGGAGGAAGTGGACGATGA